The genomic stretch TGATCAATTCAGATTTGTGTTTTGTTCAAGAGAATCTCTATTTGAGAAGTTGACAATTTCTCTGGGTTTGAATGGTTCAGAATTCTTtagttttgttgaaaaactCAAACAAGAGTTGTATCTTTCGAGTTTTGCAAGAGATGCAAGTCAAATGCAACTTTGTGAGCAGTTGGAACTTGAAATGCAACTTCATAATCAATTTGAGAAGCTGGTTGATGAATTATCTGTATCCAGTACTACAATTCGTGAAGTTCAAGGACAGAATGCAATCCTTTCTGAAGAGCTGAAACAGTGTCGATCTGAATGTCACGAGTTTAGTTCTGAAAGGGAGAAACTCAGTCAACAATTGCATGCTTCAAAGGCTGAAGTTGAGGAATTTTCAGCCCGAGTTGATAACTTGCAGAATAGGTTGGAAATTTCAGGAGGCAATATGTCAAGCCTGGCATCAGAGTTAGCTGACGGCAGGAATTTAGTGGCATCTTTGCAAgtccaaaatgaaaatttaaatgggatgCTTAGTTTGGTGATGGAGGAGAAAATGAAAGTTGTTGAAGATAAGGAGAATTTCTTACAAGAGAATAACAAGATGGCAGCAGAGTTGGCCCAGAGCAAAGCTTCATTGGCATCACTGCAATTGGCAAATGTCAACTTAAGTGAGTGTCTTGCATCAATAAAAGAGGAGACGAGAAAGTTTGATGAGGAAAAGGAGTTTCTTGCCTGTGAAAATGGTAAATTGCTCTCAGACTTGTCAGATTCCAATGCCTTGGTTCAGTCTCTGCAAGCTGAAAATGCAAGTTTGAGTGGCCTCCTTGCTGCTTTAGAGGATGAGAAAAGAAAGCTACATGTGGCACAAGAATATTTGGTCCAGGAGAACGAGAAGCTAGCATTGAATATTGTTGACAGCAGGATTCTAGTAGATGGCCTTCAGATGGAGTTGTCAGACATAACTGGAAGTCTTGCATCATTGATTGAGGAGAGGAACAAGCTTGAGGAAGAGAAGCAACATCTTTCAAGCAAGAATGAGAGTGGATCACGTGAGCTGCTGGAGTCTAAGAGTGTATTAGCAGGCTTGCAGATAGAATTCAGCAAGGCCATAAGAGACCTAGAAGAAGCGAACTTGCATGTTGAAAAACTCAGCCAGGAAAATGTACTTTTGAGAACAAATATTGAGCTGCATATTGCTGAGATGTCTAGTCCTGAGGATACTGCTTATCAAGTAAAAGATACCGGTGGACAGATCATAGCTAGTGATGATATTTCATCTCAAATTCCAAGGACTGAAGAAAGTCAAACTGCAATCTCAGAGTTCAGAAGGACCTCATCTGAAAGTGCTCCTCATGGATCACTTCCTAGACAGATTGTTATGGGTGATCCTGATGTGTCATCGGGGTCAGCATTTTGGAAAATGCACCTGGAGGCAAATGAAGTACTGCAAAAACTTGAGAATGCAATTGAAGGCATGCACTCAATTTTGGCTTCCTTAAGTAGTTCAAGCGGTAAATATGTTCAGTCAGGAGTATCAAAACTTATTCAAGCTTTTGAAACAAAAACTCATGCTGATGACGATGAAATAGATGAAGTGCCATCATCTGAAAGTGCAGAAACTAGGCATCTATTCATGCAAGCTAAACAACAAACAAAAAGCCTGCAAGTTGTTCTTAAGCAGATGCTTCTGCTAGCTGAAAGTGCCAGTAAATCTTTTGAAGGCGAGAGAAAGAGTAGAATATCTGCTGAGTTTTTGAACACACAGCTTGTGGCTTCCTGTGAGTCCTTGAAGAGTCATTGTATCCATTTCGAAGCAGAAAACATTGAGCTTGTGGTTCTATGTGAAGCTCTAAAGCAGCATATCTGCAACTCTAAAACTAGTATTTCCGATAATATTCAGCTTAAAGACAAGGTGGGGAGCTTGGAAGCCAAAATTAGTGAATTCCAGAGCAATTTGGATGAGATATGCGAAAGTTCGGATCAAATggtttcttctttctttaatCAAGTTGAAATGCTTCAGAAGGAAGTTGGTGATAGGGGATTGCTAATTGACAAGGAATGGAACTCTTTTGTTGATCAGATAGTTGTGGAAGTCAGGAAGCTTGATATGTCAATTGAGACCTTATGTTCCTTTACTTTGTCAAATGACTGCCAAAAAAATCTTGATGTAGGTAGTAGGATTGCTGCTTCGGTTAATGCTGCCATTAAAGCAATTGAAGGTCTGCACGAACAGCTCAAGTGCACTGAGAGAGACCATCAAGCTATTTTGAGTGCTTACTCcgaattgaatatgaagttcaaCAATCTGcaagaaaaaaatgaactttttATCAATGTTTTGGACAAGAACTACCGAAAGCTCAGGAGGGTTGTTGAATCATGTGGTCATGTGGAAGGAACAACAACGGGCGTAAATAATGAGAACCTACTAGATCCTGGTCTTTTCAATGACCTTTTGGAAAAGATGCTTGATGAAAAATTGCTACTTAAATCTGCTAATGACAAGCTCAATTCACATCTGGTGGATCAAGTAAGAGAAATTGATGAACTGAAAAGAAGATCTTTCCATCTAGATGCTATTCTAGAATTGTTTCAGAATGTTAAAGAAGAATTTATGTTGGGTAGCTTCAATGTGAATATTGCTGATCCTGTGCCAGGCCTAGAGTCTTTTGTCTACATTCTCATTCAGAAATACAAGGAAGCTAAGGAGCAGGTAAGCCTGGCCCAGGAAAAGCCTGATTTGAATGAGCTGCAGTTGGGTTATTTTCAGGAAGAGCTGGATTACTTGACTTTCATACTTGTTCAATATGAAAATGAAAACCTTGTTTTGaaagaaagttggaagactGTCAACAAGGATATTCCTGCTTTTCAAGCAGAACTATTGGAGAGAATTGCTGAACTAGAACAGTCAGAGCATCGGGTTTCATCTCTTAGGGAGAAGCTCAGCATAGCTGTTACAAAGGGGAAGGGTTTGATTGTGCAGCGTGACAATCTCAAGCAATCCCTTGCAGTGACATCTAATCAATTGGAAAAATGCTCACAGGATTTGCAGTTAAAAGATGTTGTGATTCATGAGCTTGAAACAAAACTTCAGAATTATTCTGAGGCTGGTGAGCGCATGGAAGCCCTAAAATCTGAGCTCGCATACATCCGTAATTCTGCTACTGCATTGCGAGAATCATTTCTTCTTAAGGATTCTATTCTTCAGAGAATTGAAGAGATTTTAGAAGATCTTGAACTGCCTGAGCACTTTCACTCCAGAGATATCATTGAAAAGGTTGATTGGTTAGCCAAGTCAATCACTGCAAACACACCTCCTCCTACTGATTGGGATCAGAAAAGCCCTGTTGGAGGAGAGTGCTATTCTGAGAGTGGATTTGCAAGTGTTGATGGCTGGAAAGAAGAGACACAACCAAATCAAGATTTGGCTGATGACTTCAGAAGAAGATATGAAGAGCTCCAAGGTAAGTTTTATGGGCTGGCAGAGCATAATGAGATGCTTGAACAATCTTTAATAGAAAGGAACAACCTTGTGCAGCGGTGGGAGGATATTCTTGGAAAGATTGAAATGCCTCTACAGTTGCGGTCATTGGAGCCAGAGGATAGGATTCAATGGTTGGGAGGTGCTCTTTTGGATGCTCAGAACCATTGTAAATCTCTCCAGCAGAGGATTGACTACTTGGATGCACTTAATGGATCATTAACTGGTGATCTGGAAGAGTCACAGAGTAGGATTTCTGAACTTGAATCAGCTTACCATTCTATTATTGTGGAGAAAGAGTGTCTTCTGAAGAATTTGGAAACTATTACTGATGATTATTATGAAAGCTCAGAGAAGGCATCACAGTTGGAAATTGAAAATGAGAAGCTGCTGAAGCAAGTGACTTGTTTGCAAGAGAAATTGGATCAGAAGCTTGTAGATGAGGAGCATTTAAATCATGTTGAAGCTGAGCTGAGAAGATTGCAGGATTTGATTCATAATGTTCTTCAGGATTCTGTCACAGATGATTTAGAATTTGGTTCCAACAATATGGAATATCTGGAACATTTGCTGAGAAAACTTATTGACAAATATTCAACGCTTTTGGTTGGTAATCTGGTTGCTGATGGGCATGTCAATGAAAAGGCTAGTGTTACTGATCATGAAGAGCAAACTAGAGATTCTGGAGTAACTGAGGATGTAGCAGCCCTCAACAAAAAGCTGGAGGATACGCTGGCTGAAGTGGTACATTTGAAGGAGGAGAGAGACAGTTACTCGGAGAAGAATCAGAATTTGGTTACTGAAGTTGAAGAATTGGATGCAAAAAGGAAAGAACTGCAGGAGCTTCTTAATCATGAAGAACAGAAGTCAGCTTCTTTAAGAGAGAAATTAAACATTGCCGTCAAAAAGGGAAAGTCTTTGGTTCAACAGAGAGACAATCTGAAACAAATAATTGATGAAGTAAATGCTGAGGTTGACCGACTTAAATTTGAGGTCAGTCAGCGTGAAAATTCTATTGCTGAATATGAGCAGAGAATCATGAACTTGTCTATGAGCCATGAAAGGATAAAAAATGTTGAAGCAGAGTGTGCGTCCCTGAGGGACCGTTTATCAGACAGTGAACACTGCCTGCATGAGAAAGAATATATGTTGAGCCTGATATTGGAAAGTTTGAAGGTTATTGATGTTGGTTTTGACTCTGGAAATCCTGTTCAAAAGCTTGAAGCAATTGGAAAAAAATACCTTGATTTAAATGCTGCTTTGGATTCTTCTTTGCAAGAATCGCGGAAATCTAAAAGAGCAGCTGAGCTACTGCTTGCAGAGTTAAATGAGGTTCAAGAAAGAAATGATGCCCTTCAAGAAGATCTTGCGAAGGTTGCTAGGGAGCTATCAGAAGTTTCTCGAGAGAAGGAGTTCTCTGAAGCTGCAAAATTTGAAGCTCTTGCACATGTTGAGAAGTTGTCTGCTGTTCAATCTGAAGAAAAGGACCACCTCTTGGCTGAAGTCTCAATCTTAAGGTCTAGTGTGGATCAAATGCAGGAGGAGATTTCTACTGTTAATAGTTCACTTGCTGAAGTTCTCTCCAAGGATTTGGAGATTCTGCAAAATCTGGAGGCGAGCATTAAGTCATGCCTAGAATCACCTAGTGCTCCTAGCACAGATGCAAGGTCAGCTATTGATGCTTTTGCTGGGATAGCTGTTGGTGATTCGGGCAGTATAACCTTCCCTAAATCTCAAAACAAGGTAGTGTTACTTTTTCTGTCAGTTTCGCTCCTTTTTTTGACATTAGGCAGtgcatttttttatttgtaCTTATTTGATGCTGTGATGAAGGATAGTGAGGAGTGTAAAGATGCTCAAAATGATCCAAGTAGTACATCCTCCTCCACTCCCCGGCCCCAAAAACCAAGAAAACCCCCTCCATACTTATGTTCATCAAACATTAGTTTTGGTCTTTCCAACTGGAATCTGTTAAGTACCCAAACAATgaacatttttcttcttcttcttcctacTCCCCCCCATCTCTCTTTGTCTCACTCCAAATAGCCTATTTTAGTGCAGTGGATATTTGGAGTTACATGTTTCTACTCATCTGAGTACCACAGTTTGTGGTCTATTAGTTCCCGTAAATATATATCTGTATCTATACATATTTAGTTCCCATATGTTCATATGcgtgtgatatatatatatatatatatatgcacacacacatacatatatacatacataaacatgcatacatatatacgtatataaatatatacatatatatatatatatatatgcacacacacatacatatatacatacataaacatgcatacatatatacgtatataaatatatacatatacatacatatatatgagTGCTTTCCAATATTCAGAAAGTTTGCATAAGAGGACCTAGAATGTACCATTAGCTTGTTTACTTGGTCAGGCCTCAATCTTGTCTGACTCGGATTTTGGCCCTTAGAAGGATAGGGTTCAGCAGTCAGCTAAAGCTTCTTCAAGTGCTGGCAACATCTATTCTGCATGTAGTTGCTTTTTGCATCATGCTTCTGCATAACTAACATGATAAAAGGCTTGGATTAGTTTAAAGAGAAATCGTGAAATCATTAGCCGATCCATTGTACTCTTCTTTCAGTCGTCCATCTCTTTGCATGTCTAAATCAAAATACTTGTATTCTATcgttgtgtgaagtttttttgcATTTGTCATCTCCAAATTCGTGTCAAATTTCCATTTGGCTAGAGTAGTTGCAATGCAAACAATTGACTTCCAAATTTTAAGCATGGACAGAAAAAGCACTATGGACAGATTTTTGCCATATATGAGGTGTAGGATGGATATGTCAttgaattttcttccttttccaaTAAGCTATTGCTCATGGTGTTTAATTCTTGTATTTACATCTGATTGCTATAGAAACGGGTTATTACTTTTAGGTCCCAGCTCCTTACTGTGTTCAATTCTTGTACTTGCGTCTGAGTGCTATATAAACAGATTATTACTTTTAGGTCCCAGCTCTTTACTGTGGTTATCTTTGTCCTTTAAAAGGGCTATAACTTGTATCTTAATTTGGATATAAATGATTGTTATTTTGCATGCAATATTTTCAGGTTCCTACAACAGAAATTGGTTTTATTAAAGAACTATTGCAGAGACACCACAACTCAATACAGGAACAAGCCAGCCATATATTTGAAATAGTTAAGGGTTTATACACTGAGGTTTCCTCTCTAAAAGAGTCCTCTGAATATGGTGAGAGAAATCTTCACCAGATAAAATCCATTTTGAAGGACAAAGATTCGGAGTTGTTTGTTGCACATAGGAATATTTCATTGCTTTATGAAGCGTGCACTCTTTCAATTGTGGAGATTGAGAACAGGAAATCTCAGCAGGATGGGATTGATTTCTCTTCCAAGGCTCCATGGGTTGACTTGAATTCTCAAACTTCTGTTGGAGGAAATACTTCTACTGAAGAGAATATTCTGTCTTCCGAGGAAGTTATTATGTCAGTGAGAGAGAAATTGTTCTCTGTTGTAAAGGATCTCATCAGTAGGCAAAATGAGATTTTAGAAGATAGACAAATGGAATGGAAGACTATTGTAAGTAACTTGCAGAAAGAACTTCATGAGAAGGATATCCAGCGAGAGAGAATAAGTACTGAGCTTGTTAGTCAGATCAAGGATGCTGAAGTCATAGCAAAGAATTACTTGCAAGATCTTCGATCTGCAACAACTAAGGCAGATGATCTGCAGATTCAGGTAAATGGCATGGAGGAGGAGCATAGTATGTTGAAGAAAAGAGTCAAAGAATTAGAATATCAGGAAACTGTCTCTGCAGACTTGCAGCAGAGAGTTGCCTCACTGACAGATGCCCTGGCTGCGAAAGATCAAGGTCTTTATGTTGCTTTGTTCTGTTGATCTCAAATTTTATCGGCTATAGTTGCAATTGCTGTTCTACTTTGTGAGTTTAtgcttgattttcctttttgtaaCTTTTCAGAAATTGAGGCACTCATGCAAGCACTTGATGAGGAGGAGTCTCAGATGGAAGGCCTTTCTAACAAAATTCTGGAGCTAGAAAGTGATTTGCAGAAAAAGAATCAAGACTTGGAGAACCTTGAAGCTTCTCGAGGAAGGGTTTTGAAGAAGCTTTCTGTCACTGTCAGCAAGTTTGATGAGCTTCATCATCTATCAGAAAACCTTCTCTCTGAGGTTGAGAAGCTTcagttgcaattacaagaacGGGATGGAGAGATATCTTTCTTAAGGCAAGAAGTTACTAGGTGCACCAATGAAGCACTTACAGCAACCCAGATGAGCAACAAAAGGAACCCTGATGAAGTCCTTGAACTCTTGACATGGCTAGACACGACAGTTTCTCGAGTTCAGGTGCGGGACATGCCTTCTAGTGATGCTGAGACTAACCAAGTTCGTGAA from Coffea eugenioides isolate CCC68of chromosome 8, Ceug_1.0, whole genome shotgun sequence encodes the following:
- the LOC113779591 gene encoding golgin subfamily A member 4 isoform X2, producing the protein MDKNNKNRTDLLAAGRKKLQQFRQKKDGKGGKSSGKSSKPGRDANSDAAKSTATSDKVLDEELSVSDAGEVITSSELNPLNDPVVVDDNVSIVDLSLKDGAGETTLELADEKLRLEDSKRDVEDAKVSVPFEGGGVTDGHANVEFVDSRSLGIFVSDEKSTSCKMQGPVDLSSEVERNEEEQEAGSSVSKKTDPGSEIWTQRVVPDAVVHETDRSTQPDDVVASPNVQDGQISDAFGSSSESAQVDNIYKQDAAEVLLGFEDDGLATSFRNNMLKLPSRSDACSISLSQLQEVMNGLENDQFRFVFCSRESLFEKLTISLGLNGSEFFSFVEKLKQELYLSSFARDASQMQLCEQLELEMQLHNQFEKLVDELSVSSTTIREVQGQNAILSEELKQCRSECHEFSSEREKLSQQLHASKAEVEEFSARVDNLQNRLEISGGNMSSLASELADGRNLVASLQVQNENLNGMLSLVMEEKMKVVEDKENFLQENNKMAAELAQSKASLASLQLANVNLSECLASIKEETRKFDEEKEFLACENGKLLSDLSDSNALVQSLQAENASLSGLLAALEDEKRKLHVAQEYLVQENEKLALNIVDSRILVDGLQMELSDITGSLASLIEERNKLEEEKQHLSSKNESGSRELLESKSVLAGLQIEFSKAIRDLEEANLHVEKLSQENVLLRTNIELHIAEMSSPEDTAYQVKDTGGQIIASDDISSQIPRTEESQTAISEFRRTSSESAPHGSLPRQIVMGDPDVSSGSAFWKMHLEANEVLQKLENAIEGMHSILASLSSSSGKYVQSGVSKLIQAFETKTHADDDEIDEVPSSESAETRHLFMQAKQQTKSLQVVLKQMLLLAESASKSFEGERKSRISAEFLNTQLVASCESLKSHCIHFEAENIELVVLCEALKQHICNSKTSISDNIQLKDKVGSLEAKISEFQSNLDEICESSDQMVSSFFNQVEMLQKEVGDRGLLIDKEWNSFVDQIVVEVRKLDMSIETLCSFTLSNDCQKNLDVGSRIAASVNAAIKAIEGLHEQLKCTERDHQAILSAYSELNMKFNNLQEKNELFINVLDKNYRKLRRVVESCGHVEGTTTGVNNENLLDPGLFNDLLEKMLDEKLLLKSANDKLNSHLVDQVREIDELKRRSFHLDAILELFQNVKEEFMLGSFNVNIADPVPGLESFVYILIQKYKEAKEQVSLAQEKPDLNELQLGYFQEELDYLTFILVQYENENLVLKESWKTVNKDIPAFQAELLERIAELEQSEHRVSSLREKLSIAVTKGKGLIVQRDNLKQSLAVTSNQLEKCSQDLQLKDVVIHELETKLQNYSEAGERMEALKSELAYIRNSATALRESFLLKDSILQRIEEILEDLELPEHFHSRDIIEKVDWLAKSITANTPPPTDWDQKSPVGGECYSESGFASVDGWKEETQPNQDLADDFRRRYEELQGKFYGLAEHNEMLEQSLIERNNLVQRWEDILGKIEMPLQLRSLEPEDRIQWLGGALLDAQNHCKSLQQRIDYLDALNGSLTGDLEESQSRISELESAYHSIIVEKECLLKNLETITDDYYESSEKASQLEIENEKLLKQVTCLQEKLDQKLVDEEHLNHVEAELRRLQDLIHNVLQDSVTDDLEFGSNNMEYLEHLLRKLIDKYSTLLVGNLVADGHVNEKASVTDHEEQTRDSGVTEDVAALNKKLEDTLAEVVHLKEERDSYSEKNQNLVTEVEELDAKRKELQELLNHEEQKSASLREKLNIAVKKGKSLVQQRDNLKQIIDEVNAEVDRLKFEVSQRENSIAEYEQRIMNLSMSHERIKNVEAECASLRDRLSDSEHCLHEKEYMLSLILESLKVIDVGFDSGNPVQKLEAIGKKYLDLNAALDSSLQESRKSKRAAELLLAELNEVQERNDALQEDLAKVARELSEVSREKEFSEAAKFEALAHVEKLSAVQSEEKDHLLAEVSILRSSVDQMQEEISTVNSSLAEVLSKDLEILQNLEASIKSCLESPSAPSTDARSAIDAFAGIAVGDSGSITFPKSQNKVPTTEIGFIKELLQRHHNSIQEQASHIFEIVKGLYTEVSSLKESSEYGERNLHQIKSILKDKDSELFVAHRNISLLYEACTLSIVEIENRKSQQDGIDFSSKAPWVDLNSQTSVGGNTSTEENILSSEEVIMSVREKLFSVVKDLISRQNEILEDRQMEWKTIVSNLQKELHEKDIQRERISTELVSQIKDAEVIAKNYLQDLRSATTKADDLQIQVNGMEEEHSMLKKRVKELEYQETVSADLQQRVASLTDALAAKDQEIEALMQALDEEESQMEGLSNKILELESDLQKKNQDLENLEASRGRVLKKLSVTVSKFDELHHLSENLLSEVEKLQLQLQERDGEISFLRQEVTRCTNEALTATQMSNKRNPDEVLELLTWLDTTVSRVQVRDMPSSDAETNQVREHKELLQKQIESIVSELEELRTVAQNRELLLKGERSRVEELIRKVEFLENALLEKDSQLTMVRHVGDSGQATSPKSEIVEVESLINKRAGSAAPQVRGGRKTNSDQVAIAIDMDPVSGIEDDDDDKAHGFKSLTTSRIVPRFTRPVSDMIDGLWMSCDRTLMRQPTLRLGVIIYWAILHALLATYVV